One part of the Mycolicibacterium aromaticivorans JS19b1 = JCM 16368 genome encodes these proteins:
- a CDS encoding alpha/beta hydrolase, translating to MHEPIPVVLQAAAGAALIVAIGARSRKWWLLWGPAAVLCGSLLALWAYALISTEGVAGEPAPVAFWGWLAITGAAALVLLAGWQGIRWWRRVVSVLAVPLAALCAGQSLNAWLGYVPTVGAAWTQLFAAALPGQTDAATVTAMQRAGKLPPKGVVVSVMIDTGAVKFKHRNELVYLPPAWFISNPPPRLPAVMMIGGEFNTPTDWILAGDAVATLDDYAAQHGGNAPVAVFVDSGGAFNIDTECVDGPRGDAATHLAQEVPPFMASHFGVSPDPADWAIVGFSAGGTCAIDLTVMHPERFRTFVDIAGDMGPNSGNKAQTVSRLFGGSVSAWDAFDPATVMANHGRYEGVAALFTVSGARVDAGGGVTGANENERSVANRLCDLGRTQNIRCAVEAYPGKHDWPFAGRSFAAALQWLAACIHIRGSRPAESAQRSCSVR from the coding sequence ATGCACGAGCCGATCCCGGTGGTGCTGCAGGCGGCCGCCGGAGCCGCACTGATCGTGGCGATCGGAGCCCGGTCGCGCAAGTGGTGGCTGCTCTGGGGTCCGGCCGCGGTGCTGTGCGGTTCCCTCCTGGCGCTGTGGGCGTATGCACTGATCTCGACAGAGGGCGTTGCCGGCGAGCCGGCGCCCGTCGCGTTTTGGGGCTGGCTCGCGATTACCGGTGCGGCCGCTCTGGTGCTGCTGGCCGGCTGGCAGGGCATCCGCTGGTGGCGGCGTGTGGTTTCCGTGCTTGCGGTACCGCTGGCGGCGCTGTGTGCCGGCCAATCATTAAACGCGTGGCTGGGCTACGTTCCCACCGTCGGTGCAGCGTGGACCCAGTTGTTCGCCGCGGCACTGCCCGGCCAGACCGACGCGGCCACCGTCACCGCCATGCAACGAGCGGGCAAGCTACCTCCCAAAGGCGTTGTGGTGTCGGTGATGATCGATACCGGTGCGGTGAAATTCAAGCACCGCAATGAGTTGGTATACCTTCCGCCGGCCTGGTTCATCAGCAACCCGCCGCCGCGCCTTCCGGCTGTCATGATGATCGGCGGCGAATTCAACACCCCGACCGACTGGATCCTCGCCGGTGACGCGGTTGCCACGCTGGACGACTATGCGGCACAACATGGCGGCAACGCGCCGGTCGCGGTGTTCGTCGACTCCGGTGGCGCGTTCAACATCGACACGGAATGCGTCGATGGACCGCGTGGTGATGCCGCAACGCATCTGGCTCAGGAAGTGCCCCCGTTCATGGCGTCGCACTTTGGTGTCAGCCCCGATCCAGCCGATTGGGCGATCGTGGGATTCTCGGCAGGCGGTACGTGCGCAATCGATTTGACCGTGATGCATCCCGAACGGTTCAGGACCTTCGTCGACATCGCCGGCGACATGGGGCCGAACAGCGGCAACAAAGCGCAGACCGTGTCGCGGCTCTTCGGTGGGAGCGTGAGCGCGTGGGACGCATTCGACCCCGCCACCGTGATGGCAAACCACGGTCGATACGAGGGAGTCGCCGCATTATTCACGGTCTCTGGTGCACGCGTCGACGCCGGCGGCGGGGTCACCGGCGCGAACGAGAACGAACGCAGCGTCGCGAACAGGCTCTGCGACCTCGGGCGCACACAGAACATCCGGTGCGCGGTCGAGGCCTACCCCGGCAAGCACGACTGGCCGTTCGCCGGGCGGTCATTCGCCGCCGCTCTGCAGTGGCTGGCGGCGTGCATTCACATCCGCGGCTCCCGGCCGGCGGAATCGGCGCAGCGATCCTGCAGCGTTCGCTGA
- a CDS encoding polysaccharide deacetylase family protein — protein MSRRRMLLLAATVVAGGAVTAADWIYDRPQHALAGQPAPSHSSSALAGTTAKPALSPPQSPRILPPPDPRHRVRLPANGVLSRLPANDDTMALTVDDGVSSEVVRDYIHFARDTGVRLTFFLNGVYRSWTENRDELRPLVDSGQIQLGNHTWSHPDLTTVSRSRIRDELTRNDRFVKDTYGVNTAPYFRPPYGKHNTSVDAVAADLGYTVPTLWSGSLADSTVITEDYIVTMANQYFTPQMIVLGHLNHAPVTHVYGQLVDIIRARHLRTVTLNDVFLPPH, from the coding sequence GTGAGCCGGCGCCGAATGCTGTTGCTCGCCGCGACGGTGGTCGCCGGTGGCGCAGTTACCGCCGCCGACTGGATCTACGACCGCCCACAACACGCGCTCGCCGGTCAACCGGCCCCGTCGCATTCATCGTCGGCGCTTGCGGGGACGACGGCCAAGCCGGCTCTGTCACCCCCACAGTCACCGCGAATCCTACCGCCACCTGATCCTCGCCACCGCGTCCGCCTACCCGCCAACGGAGTGCTCAGCCGTCTACCCGCCAACGACGACACCATGGCCCTCACCGTCGATGACGGCGTGAGTAGCGAGGTGGTGCGGGACTACATCCACTTCGCCCGGGACACCGGGGTTCGGCTGACGTTCTTCCTCAACGGGGTGTACCGGTCCTGGACCGAGAACCGAGACGAGCTACGTCCGCTGGTCGACTCCGGGCAGATTCAGCTCGGCAACCACACCTGGTCGCACCCCGACCTCACCACGGTGTCCAGGTCGAGAATCCGCGACGAACTCACCCGCAACGACCGCTTCGTCAAAGACACCTACGGCGTCAACACCGCGCCGTATTTCCGTCCCCCCTACGGCAAGCACAACACGTCGGTGGACGCGGTCGCCGCCGACCTCGGCTACACCGTCCCGACGTTGTGGTCGGGATCCCTGGCCGACTCCACAGTCATCACCGAGGACTACATCGTCACGATGGCCAACCAGTACTTCACACCGCAGATGATCGTGCTGGGCCATCTCAACCATGCGCCGGTGACCCATGTCTACGGTCAGCTCGTCGACATCATTCGCGCGCGCCACCTGCGCACCGTCACGCTCAATGACGTGTTTCTGCCCCCGCACTGA